GTGCAACGTACAAGCTTAATGAAACCTTAGTATCATACGACCCTGAGTCCAAAACTGCTATCTTTGGCGATGGCTCGAGAGTGACTGTGACAGAGAAAGTCGTGGCTGCACCAACACAGTGTCCCAAGAACAGCCGGAATGTTCCTGAACAGATGTTTGAAGTGCAGAGGTTAACTTGCGTTGTGGATAAGCCTTGCTTGGAGTGGTTTGGTGAGGGTGAGTATGCTGCTGTTGTGGTTTTCCCACCAGGCTCGCTTAAGTCTGGCAACCGCCAAGCGGTCCAGGCGCTCATAATGGGTGCCGGGAGCGATGTGTGCCCAGCCGGTTCTTCGGTATGGTACCTAACGTCTACCGAAAGCGGTCCTCGCGGCGAGATGGACCTTGATGCTGCGTTTGGTgctttggaggaaagcATTATCAGGGAGTCGTCCGCCGACATCGAGAATGACTCCGGCATTCTAGAAGTTGACACAAGTGGCCATTTCACCCTCAACTCTGTCAAATTAGGGCAGTCGTTCAAAGAGCACATATCAGGAGAGAGTATCCAAGTCCTGGTAAAATTGTACTACAAGCAGCTAACGTCAACACCACCATTCGAGGTAGTCGACCCTTCAATATTTGACGTTAATGACCCCGCCGACGGCGTGCACAAAAAGCTGATACCAGGCGCCAGTGATAACGGCGTGCTTTATACCGCACTGCCTTCTGCCGAAATATCTTACGATGAAGCTGTTACTGCCGCCAGAGTTCTATTCCAGCGCATTGTTGGGAGTGATgatgatttcttcgacttAGATtttgaggacgaagatgacacTGACCAGATGAACGAGTCCGCTGTTGtggatgatgaagatgacaGAATGGATATCGGATTAAACGCTGAAATGAGCGTGGAACCCGTAGAATTCGCTGGCGAAATGGAAATATGACCTCAAATCGCGCTCTGGGTTTTAAGCCGTCTAGATGACGGTAACCTGGGCCGGATTACACCTCAGAAGTAAATAGCATCCAATATACAAATTTACGCAGTCATTAATGGTGGTGCCCTTAGGGTTGTGGCGCGGGGCTTTCAAATGCATCTCATTTCAATTCCTGGTTAATACTTCCGAATGTTAGACTGTTCATACCCATACACCCGTATAGAACCCATACACCACGggagctctttttcagaTATTTCTGTAATGTGTtaccaaaattttccgaTCATTATGTAATTTTGACGAGTATTGAGTTATGTAATACAAAATATCACATCTTGGTTGACGAAGGCCCGAGCATTCCACCACGCAAAACTTTCGTTCACTAcgtgctttgaaaaagctaGAGATGCGCT
This is a stretch of genomic DNA from Lachancea thermotolerans CBS 6340 chromosome D complete sequence. It encodes these proteins:
- the MRS6 gene encoding GTPase-activating protein MRS6 (similar to uniprot|P32864 Saccharomyces cerevisiae YOR370C MRS6 Rab escort protein forms a complex with the Ras-like small GTPase Ypt1p that is required for the prenylation of Ypt1p by protein geranylgeranyltransferase type II (Bet2p-Bet4p)), whose protein sequence is MMGAERRTSMAERRPSTLNQSSFSMERRASSVVVPHLAGIEDPLPDTTPDKVDVVVVGTGLVESILAAALAWQGSNVLHIDSNSYYGDTSATLTIDQLKQWVQDVNQGSLKCYENAKLHISSVVGRGSYKSRDFGIDLSPKILFAKSDLLSILLKSRVHQYLEFQSLSSFHTYENDSFERLTNTKQEIFTNPSLPLMTKRSLMKFIKFVLDWENQQEVWASYRDKPITSFLVNKFKLERAQVYELIFSIGLCYNIDVKTPEALQRIRRYLTSFDVYGPFPVLYSKYGGPGELSQGFCRSAAVAGATYKLNETLVSYDPESKTAIFGDGSRVTVTEKVVAAPTQCPKNSRNVPEQMFEVQRLTCVVDKPCLEWFGEGEYAAVVVFPPGSLKSGNRQAVQALIMGAGSDVCPAGSSVWYLTSTESGPRGEMDLDAAFGALEESIIRESSADIENDSGILEVDTSGHFTLNSVKLGQSFKEHISGESIQVLVKLYYKQLTSTPPFEVVDPSIFDVNDPADGVHKKLIPGASDNGVLYTALPSAEISYDEAVTAARVLFQRIVGSDDDFFDLDFEDEDDTDQMNESAVVDDEDDRMDIGLNAEMSVEPVEFAGEMEI